One region of Armigeres subalbatus isolate Guangzhou_Male chromosome 3, GZ_Asu_2, whole genome shotgun sequence genomic DNA includes:
- the LOC134219136 gene encoding uncharacterized protein LOC134219136 yields the protein MSEPGMDADNRAKCTSGKRQTSPNSKSGNKEPPKDPSRQPPNNDPKDAVVASSTPNSLNPPNATCNSTPVARGNCKLCDKPDDDQMVQCDTCDVWHHFACVGVSEDIQGCSWICLECATAKATKATKSRRKTSTQKLAVTLRKRTTRATATKGTKKVIPTTGRKHAVCEAAANCEGDPVSLEMTLLKRTTGATDVIDTKKVIPGRKHAVYDAAANCEDDPVAAVGRSGNYAQAPTKASVRKAGSVVSAASRKSFKARLDVELQQIEAEETLMQEEMRRKRELAEKKFAVLKEMADLEGSGESVVDQQNDHHKVEQWLKHRGETRVKQKRSSFKETSVEDAGSEVETEDSSEEGTFGTGTKREEELSSIGETNCDGSEEEAKSYDERAGRRHRRSKSETAKRVEICGSRRSVADRQQSLISSKRLSKHELAARQVVPRELPKFSGNPEEWPMVLSTYEDTTAMCGYTEAENMIRLRSCLKGDAFNAVRSFLMRPETVGRAISALKLRFGRPETIIEYLKEKIISMPTIKPDAMDKLVDYALEVQNLCATVKACGEKEYMCDTTLLKELVQKLPPQIKLDWARYKRNLPKVKLSTFSQWIYSLAEDVNVVFEPQCRGSKNQEFRGTRKEKYVNTHAEVLPKDRTQPVYPAQGRSTVAGGSGGSKPCPACKEDCKYLGKCKRFLELSYEARWATVRGFNYCRKCLRQHKGGCNSGECGKNGCTFKHHVLLHKDLLASTPPNGATINRSGFSRQNEERNVNTHQTGTSPGSLRYLPVTLFGNGVNLKCHAFLDDGSELTLIDQQLAEELRLSGTIRPLCLKWTGGTHRYESDSQSVELEIAGKEGKRLLLQDVRTVEELQLPFQSLDMTQLTEKHRYLQGLPVESYTNVRPRILIGLKHANVMLVRKSREGKMGDPIAVKTNLGWSVYGGWATENSSSTSHTYHICTCSEENIIHLNQMVKDYFSIDNLVVKSNQPERLSKDDERAMSLLESRTHFNGERYETGLLWRSDRIRLPDNKAVAIQELSEKHERVWYLPIFPVYNPNKPGKVRIVWDAAATAYGTSLNSVLLTGPDQLASLVGILYQFREHRVGVCADIREMFHQIGIVPEDQHCQRFLWRSSEEHGEPRTYVMQVMTFGASCSPATAQFVKNSNADRYVDEYPEAVAVIKKRHYVDDMVLSVETEEEVVELSELVRYIHMQGGFEIRNWVSNSALVLSKMNAEQSTEKDLSITSELQTQKILGMWWDTQDDVFKYKISWARFDSALLDGSRCPTKREILRTLMTIYDPVGLIDHYLVLLKILLQEVWRTGVEWDEPIPEILFERWRTWLRLLPELEKLRIPRCYRQVILAMEEAVIDMHVFVDASESAMSAVVFLRFSKGGQLECSLVAAKTRVAPMKYTSIPRLELQAAVLGCRLAANVTRNLTMNISKRTYWTDSRNVLCWLHADHKRYSAFVGSRISEMLESTDIHDWRWVPTRSNVADDGTRWRDRPDLSSESRWFKGPEFLMQAAEQWPKQPLKISTEEEMRPSVLFHTSVSEPVIDVSRFSSWRRLLVVTGYVHRFCSNIRRSSKKDPLIFGPLSREELRNAEAHHYRQAQRDIYQDEVAVLVAKEATKKNPKASPPYKLSTFADDSGVLRMKGRTGVCAYLHSDAKNPVILPPKHPVTSLLLAYYHEKYFHRNYEIAVNEVRQKYSIFRLRQTLATIRRNCQWCKNRDAVP from the exons ATGTCGGAACCAGGTATGGATGCTGACAACAGAGCTAAATGTACCTCAGGTAAGCGGCAAACATCTCCCAATTCAAAGTCAGGCAATAAAGAACCCCCAAAAGACCCGTCTAGACAACCTCCAAATAATGACCCAAAAGACGCAGTTGTCGCGAGTTCGACCCCCAATTCGTTAAATCCCCCCAACGCGACGTGTAATTCCACACCGGTGGCTCGAGGTAATTGTAAGTTGTGCGATAAACCGGACGACGACCAAATGGTGCAGTGTGATACATGTGATGTGTGGCACCATTTCGCGTGTGTGGGAGTTTCTGAGGATATACAGGGCTGCAGTTGGATCTGCTTGGAATGCGCTACCGCGAAAGCAACCAAGGCAACGAAATCCAGAAGGAAAACATCCACACAGAAATTGGCGGTGACGTTACGGAAGAGGACAACTCGAGCAACAGCTACAAAGGGTACGAAAAAAGTGATTCCTACAACGGGGCGGAAGCATGCTGTTTGTGAAGCGGCGGCGAATTGTGAAGGTGATCCAGTTTCATTGGAGATGACGTTACTGAAGAGGACAACTGGAGCAACAGATGTAATTGATACGAAGAAAGTTATTCCTGGGCGGAAACATGCTGTTTATGATGCGGCAGCGAACTGCGAAGATGATCCAGTTGCAGCTGTTGGACGGAGCGGAAATTATGCACAGGCACCGACAAAAGCAAGCGTGAGAAAGGCCGGTTCAGTGGTATCAGCAGCATCGCGTAAATCATTCAAGGCGCGTTTGGATGTGGAGCTGCAACAGATCGAAGCTGAAGAGACACTGATGCAAGAAGAGATGCGGCGTAAGCGGGAACTAGCGGAAAAGAAGTTTGCTGTTCTGAAGGAGATGGCCGATTTGGAAGGCAGTGGCGAATCAGTCGTTGATCAGCAGAATGATCATCACAAGGTGGAACAGTGGTTGAAACATCGTGGTGAGACGAGAGTGAAACAAAAGCGTTCGTCATTCAAGGAAACCAGCGTGGAAGATGCCGGAAGTGAAGTGGAAACTGAAGATTCAAGCGAAGAAGGAACATTTGGTACCGGGACAAAACGTGAAGAAGAACTTTCATCCATCGGTGAAACCAATTGTGACGGAAGTGAAGAAGAAGCAAAATCCTATGATGAACGTGCAGGGCGAAGACACCGCAGATCGAAGAGTGAGACAGCCAAAAGGGTCGAAATTTGTGGAAGTAGACGATCCGTTGCAGACCGGCAACAATCTTTGATAAGCAGCAAAAGGCTATCGAAGCACGAGCTCGCAGCACGTCAGGTTGTACCTCGTGAGCTGCCCAAGTTCAGCGGTAATCCGGAGGAATGGCCAATGGTCTTATCAACGTATGAAGATACAACGGCTATGTGCGGATACACCGAAGCGGAGAACATGATTCGTTTGAGAAGCTGTCTGAAGGGAGATGCATTCAACGCTGTTCGAAGTTTCTTAATGCGGCCTGAGACGGTAGGCAGAGCGATCAGTGCACTGAAACTGCGCTTCGGTAGACCGGAGACGATAATTGAATACCTAAAGGAGAAGATTATCTCGATGCCAACTATCAAGCCAGACGCGATGGACAAGCTGGTTGACTATGCTCTGGAGGTTCAGAATCTCTGTGCAACGGTAAAAGCTTGCGGTGAAAAGGAGTATATGTGTGATACGACACTCCTAAAGGAATTAGTCCAGAAGCTGCCACCACAAATAAAGCTGGATTGGGCGCGGTACAAGAGGAACTTGCCAAAGGTAAAGTTGTCCACGTTCAGCCAGTGGATATACAGTTTGGCGGAAGATGTAAACGTCGTTTTCGAGCCCCAGTGCCGCGGAAGCAAGAACCAGGAGTTTAGAGGAACCCGTAAGGAGAAGTATGTAAACACTCACGCAGAAGTTCTTCCCAAGGATAGGACTCAGCCTGTATACCCGGCTCAAGGAAGATCAACAGTAGCCGGAGGAAGCGGAGGAAGCAAACCATGTCCCGCGTGCAAAGAAGATTGCAAATATCTTGGGAAGTGCAAGCGATTTCTGGAGCTGTCGTACGAAGCTAGGTGGGCGACAGTACGTGGATTTAACTATTGTCGCAAGTGTCTTCGTCAGCATAAAGGTGGCTGCAATTCTGGAGAATGTGGGAAGAACGGCTGTACCTTCAAGCACCACGTGTTGCTCCACAAGGACTTATTAGCATCAACACCACCGAACGGTGCAACAATCAATAGGAGTGGCTTTTCGAGGCAGAATGAGGAACGCAACGTTAATACGCACCAAACAGGTACAAGTCCAGGTTCGCTTCGTTACTTGCCAGTGACTCTGTTTGGAAACGGAGTAAATCTGAAATGTCACGCCTTCCTGGACGACGGATCTGAGCTGACTCTCATCGATCAGCAACTGGCCGAAGAATTGAGACTGTCTGGAACCATTCGTCCGCTCTGCCTGAAATGGACGGGTGGTACTCATCGTTACGAATCCGATTCACAGAGTGTCGAACTTGAGATAGCCGGAAAAGAAGGGAAGCGGTTGTTGCTGCAGGATGTGAGAACTGTCGAAGAGCTGCAATTACCCTTCCAGTCTTTGGATATGACCCAACTCACTGAGAAGCATCGATACCTGCAGGGACTCCCTGTGGAATCATACACAAACGTACGTCCACGGATACTGATTGGGTTGAAACATGCTAACGTTATGTTAGTGCGGAAAAGTCGTGAAGGCAAGATGGGTGATCCGATTGCCGTCAAAACCAATCTCGGCTGGTCGGTATACGGTGGCTGGGCTACGGAAAATTCGTCGAGCACTAGTCACACCTACCACATTTGTACTTGTAGCGAAGAAAACATAATTCACCTTAACCAGATGGTCAAAGACTACTTCTCGATCGATAACCTGGTAGTCAAATCCAACCAGCCCGAGCGTCTTTCTAAGGATGATGAGCGGGCAATGTCTCTGTTGGAATCTCGCACGCATTTCAATGGAGAGCGGTACGAAACAGGCCTGTTATGGCGCTCTGACAGAATCCGGCTACCGGATAATAAGGCAGTCGCAATAC AGGAGCTTTCGGAAAAGCATGAACGAGTGTGGTATCTACCGATTTTCCCGGTATACAATCCGAATAAACCTGGAAAGGTACGCATCGTGTGGGATGCCGCCGCCACAGCGTACGGAACATCACTGAACTCGGTACTTCTTACTGGTCCCGATCAGTTGGCGTCTTTAGTTGGTATTCTGTATCAGTTCCGTGAGCATCGAGTCGGCGTGTGTGCCGACATCCGTGAGATGTTCCACCAGATAGGGATAGTTCCGGAAGATCAACACTGTCAGCGGTTTCTGTGGCGCAGTAGTGAAGAACATGGTGAGCCTAGAACATATGTCATGCAGGTAATGACCTTCGGGGCTAGCTGTTCTCCTGCTACAGCCCAGTTTGTGAAGAACAGCAACGCAGACAGATACGTAGACGAATATCCGGAAGCAGTAGCGGTGATCAAGAAACGACACTATGTGGACGACATGGTTTTGAGCGTCGAAACGGAGGAAGAAGTCGTCGAGTTGTCCGAATTGGTACGCTATATCCACATGCAGGGTGGATTTGAAATCCGCAACTGGGTTTCCAACTCAGCGCTGGTGCTATCAAAAATGAATGCGGAGCAGTCAACGGAAAAGGACTTGAGTATAACATCCGAGCTACAGACTCAGAAAATCCTCGGCATGTGGTGGGATACGCAGGACGATGTATTCAAGTACAAGATCAGCTGGGCGAGATTTGATTCAGCGCTTCTCGATGGAAGTCGTTGTCCTACCAAACGAGAGATCCTTCGGACACTGATGACCATCTACGATCCTGTAGGACTGATAGACCACTATTTGGTTCTACTGAAAATCCTGCTTCAGGAGGTGTGGCGTACTGGGGTTGAATGGGATGAGCCTATCCCTGAAATTCTGTTCGAGAGGTGGCGTACGTGGCTTCGTCTTCTCCCAGAATTGGAGAAACTACGGATACCAAGGTGTTACCGGCAAGTTATACTGGCGATGGAAGAGGCTGTGATAGATATGCACGTGTTCGTTGATGCCAGCGAAAGTGCTATGTCGGCCGTTGTGTTTCTGCGATTTTCGAAAGGTGGCCAGCTGGAATGTTCTTTGGTTGCAGCCAAGACTCGAGTAGCACCGATGAAATACACCTCAATCCCACGGTTAGAGCTGCAGGCCGCAGTTCTGGGGTGTCGATTGGCTGCCAACGTAACACGAAACCTGACTATGAATATCTCTAAGCGTACATATTGGACAGACTCCCGAAATGTACTTTGTTGGCTTCATGCCGACCACAAGCGATACAGTGCTTTCGTCGGATCAAGAATCAGTGAAATGTTGGAATCTACGGACATCCACGATTGGAGATGGGTTCCAACTCGATCTAATGTCGCTGATGACGGGACCAGATGGCGAGATCGACCAGACCTATCTTCGGAGAGCAGGTGGTTCAAGGGTCCAGAGTTCCTGATGCAAGCAGCGGAGCAGTGGCCTAAGCAGCCATTAAAGATCTCCACCGAGGAAGAGATGAGACCCAGTGTATTGTTCCACACCAGTGTTTCTGAACCAGTAATCGATGTCAGCAGGTTTTCGAGTTGGCGACGACTGTTGGTAGTGACCGGATACGTTCATCGCTTCTGCTCGAACATTCGACGAAGCAGCAAGAAAGATCCTCTGATATTTGGACCGTTATCGCGGGAAGAGCTTCGCAATGCGGAAGCACACCATTATCGGCAAGCGCAACGTGACATATACCAGGATGAAGTTGCAGTGCTGGTTGCTaaagaagcaacgaaaaaaaatccaaaggcgAGTCCTCCCTATAAACTGAGCACATTCGCGGACGACTCAGGCGTATTGCGGATGAAAGGTAGAACCGGCGTGTGTGCGTATCTCCACAGCGACGCGAAGAATCCTGTTATTCTACCACCCAAGCATCCAGTAACATCGCTACTCTTAGCATACTATCACGAAAAGTACTTCCACCGCAATTACGAGATCGCAGTCAACGAAGTTCGCCAAAAGTACAGCATTTTTCGCTTGAGACAAACACTTGCCACCATTCGTAGAAACTGTCAATGGTGCAAAAATCGTGACGCTGTTCCTTAA